From the genome of Pelosinus fermentans DSM 17108:
CCTAAATACCAAACATCCTTAAAAAAAGGTGAATCGCAAAGTGCTTTTCCAAGAATTGGTTATCATTCGGGAGATGGCTTGACAATTTCGCAGCATTTAGAATATCCAATCGAGAATAATTTAACAGCTTTTGCTGATTTGGATTATTATTCTAAACATGGTCTTAAACCCTCCTATGGTTTTATTAGCAAACAAAAAGGGTACAGCTTAAAATTGTATTCAAGTTATGAAGAAAATAGTGACGATGAATGGATCAAGAAAGAGCCGGAGCTTCTTTTCACGTTAGATCCTATAAAATCCGGTAAAGTAACAGGCTACTTTACCGCTAGCGCAGGTAAGTGGAAAGAAGGAGATATTTCAGGCTGGCGGCAAGATCTTAAGATGCACGTAAATCGCAATCCAATTCAGCTTAGTAAAGTAGTTACCTTAAACGTTGGTGTAGGTTATGAGAAAGTATATTATGGTTATGATAAATCATCCAATAATATATGGAGCTTTAATACCAATCTAACTGCAAAGCCTAATGACAGATTAGAAACCTGGTTAGGATATGCTTATTATGATCAATCGGGTACGTCTGTATATGAGTATGATAAAATTGATAATGATCGTGTACTATATACCGGATTTATGTACAAAGTGGATAAAATGAATTCTTTTGGTGTGAAAATGGAATATGATCTTGATCATAGTAAGGTTGAAGACGTAGACTATACTTGGCGCAGAAACTTACATTGCTGGGAAGCGGACATTACCTACCGTGAAAAACGCAGCCAAGTAAATGTTAAACTTTCGACTATTGCATGGTAAGAGAATAAAGGGGTTAATTTGTTTTGAAAGAATCTCTACTAACTATTATAGAAAAAATACAAAAATGTAACATTATGGTCATCGGCGATATCGTTGCTGATGTATATCTAGAAGGAAAAATTTCTCGCATATCCCGTGAAGCTCCTGTATTAATATTAGAGCATGCAGAAGAGAGAGTGGTACCAGGCGGTGCTGCTAATGTTGTGCATAATACAGCTGCTTTGAGAGGAAAAGTGCTTGCAGTAGGGGTTATAGGCACTGATTATGCAGGACAGGAATTAACTAGAATACTATCAGATAAAGATGCAAATACGGCTGGTTTAATAATGGATACCAGCCGCCCAACAATTACTAAGACTCGTATTATGGCAGGTGGTCAGGCAACTGTTCGTCAACAGATCGTACGTATTGATAAAGAAAAGAAAGAAGCTTTAAGCCTACAAATTGAGAAAGACGTAAAGGCATATATATCGGCACATATTGCCGATATGCATGGTGTGGTGCTGAGTGATTATGGTAGCCATACGGTTACAACAGACATCTTGCATTATGTAATTCAAACGTGCCAGGATAAAAATATCCCTTGTATTGTCGATTCAAGGTATAATATAATGGAATATAGTGGAATTCAAGTTGTCAAACAAAATGAATCAGAGGCAGCTGCGGCAGTTGGGTATGAGATTACAGATGAAATCACACTACTGTCTGCTGGTAAGACTATTTTAGAACATTTGGATGCCAAGGCTGTTCTTATCAGCCGTGGGCCAGATGGTATGACTTTATTTGAAAAGACAGGTACCGTTACGCATATACCTGTGACTAACAAAAGTGAGGTATACGATGTCACTGGAGCAGGAGACACCGTGGTAGCCACCATGATTCTGGCATTAGCAGCAGGAGCATCTTATGAAGATGCGGCCCGCTTGTCCAATTTCGCGGCAGGAATTGTAGTAAAAAAACCAGGTACAGCAACCACAACCCCAGAAGAACTCCGCCAAGCCATCGGCGAACATTTCGAGTGAAAAAGATAAGATTTTATGAACCACAAAGGCACAATGCCGCATAAAACCCTTAGTGTCCTTTGCGCCTTTGTGGTTCAAATTCTTTTGATATTTTTAAAAGCAGGTGCAATATGAAAATAGTAGATACTAACCATATAAAGACTATAGCTGAACAACTGAAAGCCGCTGGTAAGACAATTGTGTTTACCAACGGCTGTTTTGACATTCTTCATGTGGGCCATGTTCGATATCTCAATGCAGCCAGGGAGCTAGGGGACTGTTTGATACTAGGTCTCAACAGTGACCAATCTGTGCGCGCCCTCAAAGGTCCAACCCGCCCAATTAATACCCAAGATGACCGAGCCGAAGTCCTATCGGCTCTTTCTGCTGTTGACTATGTAGTGATCTTTAATGAATCTACAGCGGAAAATCTAATATCGCAAATCAAGCCCTCCATCTACGTCAAAGGCGGCGACTACAATATCAAAGACCTCCCCGAATCCTCCATCGTCTCCCACCACGGCGGCCAAACCATCCTCATCCCCGAAGTAATCGGCAAATCATCAAGTAATATAATAAAAAAAATGCAGAAGTAAAACAGTACGAACCGCGAAGACGCAAAACCGCTAGCGCGGTACACGAAGGGAGCATAAGATATGGATTGGCGTGGGAGTTTAGATGATGATATAGAAAGGCTAGCCAGTCAAATGATTGGCTCAGCTATTGAAGTTCATCGAATTCTAGGACCTGGCTATATTGAACATGTCTATGAAGAAGCTTTAGCAAGGGAATTACATTTAAGAACGATCCCTTTTGAGCGGCAAAAAATAATTGATATTAGATATAAGGGCTTTCCAATAGGTGAGGGTAGGTTGGATTTATTAATTGATCAAAGAATAATAGTAGAATTAAAATCTGTAGAAAATCTATTGCCTATCCATAATGTTCAAGTGCATTCTTATCTAAAAGCTACAGGACTACAATTAGGCTTACTCATCAACTTCAATGTGCCTCTTTTACGTGATGGCATTAAACGAATAATCTTAACATAAAAACCTTCGTGTATCTTCGTACCTTCGCATCTTCGCGGTTCAAATCTTTTATCCGAGGTATCTTACATGACTTACAAAAACATTCTTATTGTAAAACTTAGTGCCATTGGTGATGTCATTCATGCCTTGCCTGTGGCGCATGCTTTGAAGCAGACTTACCCTGATGCCCGTATCACTTGGGTAGTGGAGAAGCCAGCCTATGATCTTTTAACCAACAATCCTGATATCGATGAAATTATCATCTTCGATAAACCAAAATTCAAATCCCTAACAGGTTTGCTATCAAATGGTTATGCATTCTCCAAACTACTCAAATCCTATAAGTTTGATCTAGCCATTGACCTGCAAGGGCTATTCAAAAGCGCAGCTATTTCCTATCTGAGTGGCGCACCCAAGCGTTTAGTCTATTGCAATGCGCGAGAGCTAAGTGACAAAATTGGTCAGCGAATTTGCGGTAATCATGAGAATGGTCATATAGTAGACCGATACCTCGATGTTGCACAGCACCTTGGATGCAAAATCGATCAAGTTCAATTTCCGATGAACATCACAGAACGAGAAACTCAAAAAGCAGAGGCAATAGCGAATCATGCAGGATTACGACTGGAAAATCCCTATGTCACCCTTGCGCCAGGCACGAATTGGCCTTCCAAGTGCTGGCCAACGACTCATTTTGCCAAATTGGCAGATCATCTTTATGATAATAATATGATTCCAGTGCTAATTGGTGGACCCAATGATAAGCATTTAACGGAAGAAATTATTGCGAATACCAAAATACCACCAATTGATCTTACAGGCAAGACATCTTTGAAGCAATTATCTTATATTATAAAAAACGCAAAGGCCTTTGTGGGCGGTGATACAGGACCTATGCATTTAGCCGCAGCCGTTGGTGCGAAAATAGTGACGATATTTGGACCTACTGACCCTAAGCGCAATGGACCTTACGGAGACAAACATCGTATTTTAACACCGGATGTACCCTGTATCTGCTGCTGGAAACGAAAATGTACAAATACGCCAATGTGTCTTGAAACAGTAAAACCAGAGGTAGTGTTTCAGGCGATTGAAGATAATGTGAAATGAAGGTAGGGAGCTAATACGTTGAACATTTTAATTTTGTTTTCTCAGCCATGGCGAGTAGGTGGTGCTGAAACTCATGTGGAAGCTCTTATAAAAGGTTTAGCAGATCATAAGATCATTCTCGCAGTAAATCGCGGCAGCAATAACGAAAAACTGCAAAAAATCAGGCAAGAATATGAAAATATAGAAATTATAGAAGTGCAAGCACGGGGAATTAATATTTTTCAGTGGATTATGGATTTATACAAATTAGCCGGCATTATCAAAAATAAACAAATTCAAATCATTAGTGCTCAGCAAAGAACGGCTGGAATCTGGGCATGTTTTTTAAATAAGTTTACAAATGTGCCATTTATCGTAACAATGCACGATCCTTGGCATCGAGCTTTATGTAAACAAATCTATTCAAATATATTCCCAATTATGATTGTTGTGAGCCAAAGTTTGAATAATTTATTAATGGATAAATTTGGATTTAAAGCTGAACAAATACACTTTGTAAATAATGGTATAGACTTTGACTTATTTGTACCCCAAGATAAGATTCTGGCTCGAAATATACTGGGCTTATCAAAAACAGATGAAATAATTTTGCATGTAAGCCGTTTAAGTAATGTGAAGGGGGCAGTATCCTTAGCGCTAATTGATAGTATGTATCGTGTAGTATCTCAACGAGGTCTAAGTAAGCTTATTATTATTGGAGAAGGACCATTGCGGGCAGAACTTGAGCAAAAAGTAGAAACGT
Proteins encoded in this window:
- a CDS encoding LPS-assembly protein LptD, with protein sequence MQIKKLMVCASVLMLVSNASMIGQAANKENNETAKTKANSQQSVETKVEKKAPIVIEADNLSFSEETGDVFAEGNVVVKQNTDVILTDFMRGNNKTTEVWIDGEATLQQPGTELIGTGTHYNYTTRLGNMHDVKGLVGKEHITSNNLEFYPEKLVTHQSTATKCPAIVPDYHMSADRIEIWPEDKMIAYNAKFWIGKTVIYSMPKYQTSLKKGESQSAFPRIGYHSGDGLTISQHLEYPIENNLTAFADLDYYSKHGLKPSYGFISKQKGYSLKLYSSYEENSDDEWIKKEPELLFTLDPIKSGKVTGYFTASAGKWKEGDISGWRQDLKMHVNRNPIQLSKVVTLNVGVGYEKVYYGYDKSSNNIWSFNTNLTAKPNDRLETWLGYAYYDQSGTSVYEYDKIDNDRVLYTGFMYKVDKMNSFGVKMEYDLDHSKVEDVDYTWRRNLHCWEADITYREKRSQVNVKLSTIAW
- a CDS encoding bifunctional heptose 7-phosphate kinase/heptose 1-phosphate adenyltransferase; the protein is MKESLLTIIEKIQKCNIMVIGDIVADVYLEGKISRISREAPVLILEHAEERVVPGGAANVVHNTAALRGKVLAVGVIGTDYAGQELTRILSDKDANTAGLIMDTSRPTITKTRIMAGGQATVRQQIVRIDKEKKEALSLQIEKDVKAYISAHIADMHGVVLSDYGSHTVTTDILHYVIQTCQDKNIPCIVDSRYNIMEYSGIQVVKQNESEAAAAVGYEITDEITLLSAGKTILEHLDAKAVLISRGPDGMTLFEKTGTVTHIPVTNKSEVYDVTGAGDTVVATMILALAAGASYEDAARLSNFAAGIVVKKPGTATTTPEELRQAIGEHFE
- the waaF gene encoding lipopolysaccharide heptosyltransferase II, with the protein product MTYKNILIVKLSAIGDVIHALPVAHALKQTYPDARITWVVEKPAYDLLTNNPDIDEIIIFDKPKFKSLTGLLSNGYAFSKLLKSYKFDLAIDLQGLFKSAAISYLSGAPKRLVYCNARELSDKIGQRICGNHENGHIVDRYLDVAQHLGCKIDQVQFPMNITERETQKAEAIANHAGLRLENPYVTLAPGTNWPSKCWPTTHFAKLADHLYDNNMIPVLIGGPNDKHLTEEIIANTKIPPIDLTGKTSLKQLSYIIKNAKAFVGGDTGPMHLAAAVGAKIVTIFGPTDPKRNGPYGDKHRILTPDVPCICCWKRKCTNTPMCLETVKPEVVFQAIEDNVK
- the rfaE2 gene encoding D-glycero-beta-D-manno-heptose 1-phosphate adenylyltransferase, which encodes MKIVDTNHIKTIAEQLKAAGKTIVFTNGCFDILHVGHVRYLNAARELGDCLILGLNSDQSVRALKGPTRPINTQDDRAEVLSALSAVDYVVIFNESTAENLISQIKPSIYVKGGDYNIKDLPESSIVSHHGGQTILIPEVIGKSSSNIIKKMQK
- a CDS encoding GxxExxY protein; the encoded protein is MDWRGSLDDDIERLASQMIGSAIEVHRILGPGYIEHVYEEALARELHLRTIPFERQKIIDIRYKGFPIGEGRLDLLIDQRIIVELKSVENLLPIHNVQVHSYLKATGLQLGLLINFNVPLLRDGIKRIILT
- a CDS encoding glycosyltransferase, whose amino-acid sequence is MNILILFSQPWRVGGAETHVEALIKGLADHKIILAVNRGSNNEKLQKIRQEYENIEIIEVQARGINIFQWIMDLYKLAGIIKNKQIQIISAQQRTAGIWACFLNKFTNVPFIVTMHDPWHRALCKQIYSNIFPIMIVVSQSLNNLLMDKFGFKAEQIHFVNNGIDFDLFVPQDKILARNILGLSKTDEIILHVSRLSNVKGAVSLALIDSMYRVVSQRGLSKLIIIGEGPLRAELEQKVETFNQKYGNVIEIKDFVNNISDWYNASDVIVGEGRVAIEAIACGRPVVAIRNGKHFFGIVDDENISMATEVNFDGITYQVTPEQVAKEIDKAFQATRIQAEKISRYIRERLGIAEMAQKYQDLFKKRIRGNAYEKNSSD